One window of the Camelina sativa cultivar DH55 chromosome 1, Cs, whole genome shotgun sequence genome contains the following:
- the LOC104786990 gene encoding DELLA protein RGL2 isoform X1 has protein sequence MKRGHGETWDPPRPSRCSGEGPAMVDKKMAAADDNNNNNMDDELLAVLGYKVRSSEMAEVAQKLEQLEMVLSNDDVGSSTLLNDTVHYNPSDLSNWVESMLSELNNPASSDLDPTTGGCVDRSEYDLRAIPGLSAFPKQEEEVFDEEEASSKRIRLGSYCESTGESTRPVVLVDSQETWVRLVHALVACAEAIQQDNLTLADALVKRVGTLAASQAGAMGKVATYFAQALARRIYRGYTADTDVSFEEVLQMHFYESCPYLKFAHFTANQAILEAVATSRRVHVIDLGLNQGMQWPALMQALALRPGGPPLFRLTGVGPPQKENSDSLQQLGWRLAQFAQNLGVEFEFKGLAAESLSDLEPEMFETRPESETLVVNSVFELHRLLARSGSIEKLLGTVKAVKPSIVTVVEQEANHNGVVFLDRFNEALHYYSSLFDSLEDSYSLPSQDRAMSEVYLGGQILNVVAAEGTDRVERHETLPQWRNRMKTGGFDPVHLGSSGFKQASILLSVFAAGDGYRVEEKDGCLMLGWQTRPLITTSAWKLAGAAESRR, from the exons atgaagagaggaCATGGCGAAACGTGGGACCCACCACGACCTTCTCGTTGTTCCGGTGAAGGTCCTGCAATGGTGGATAAGAAGATGGCTGCTGCtgatgacaacaacaacaacaacatggacGATGAgcttcttgctgttcttggctACAAGGTTCGATCTTCTGAGATGGCTGAAGTTGCACAGAAGCTTGAGCAGCTCGAGATGGTGCTTTCTAATGACGATGTAGGCAGCTCTACTCTCTTGAACGACACTGTTCATTACAACCCATCTGATCTCTCTAACTGGGTCGAGAGCATGCTCTCCGAACTTAACAACCCGGCTTCTTCGGATCTTGACCCGACGACCGGAGGTTGTGTGGATAGATCCGAATACGATCTCAGAGCAATTCCGGGTCTCTCTGCGTTTCCAAAGCAGGAAGAAGAAGTctttgacgaagaagaagctagcAGCAAGAGGATCCGACTCGGATCCTACTGCGAGTCGACGGGTGAGTCAACTCGTCCCGTGGTGCTCGTTGACTCTCAAGAGACCTGGGTTAGACTCGTCCACGCGCTAGTGGCGTGCGCTGAGGCGATTCAGCAGGATAATCTAACCTTAGCCGACGCGCTAGTGAAACGCGTGGGAACACTCGCTGCTTCTCAAGCCGGAGCTATGGGAAAAGTCGCTACTTATTTCGCCCAAGCCTTGGCTCGCCGTATCTACCGTGGCTACACCGC TGACACGGACGTCTCATTCGAAGAGGTTCTTCAGATGCACTTCTACGAGTCTTGCCCGTACCTAAAATTCGCTCACTTCACGGCGAACCAAGCCATACTCGAAGCTGTCGCGACGTCGCGTAGAGTACACGTCATCGATTTAGGGCTTAACCAAGGGATGCAATGGCCTGCTTTGATGCAAGCTTTAGCTCTCCGACCCGGCGGACCTCCGTTGTTTCGTCTCACCGGAGTCGGACCACCGCAGAAGGAGAATTCGGATTCGCTTCAACAGTTAGGTTGGAGATTAGCTCAGTTCGCTCAGAACCTCGGCGTCGAGTTCGAATTCAAAGGCTTAGCCGCTGAGAGTTTATCGGATCTTGAACCCGAGATGTTCGAAACCCGACCCGAATCTGAAACCTTAGTGGTTAATTCGGTTTTTGAGCTCCACAGGTTATTAGCCCGATCCGGTTCAATCGAAAAGCTTCTCGGTACGGTTAAGGCTGTTAAACCGAGTATCGTAACGGTGGTTGAGCAAGAAGCGAACCACAACGGAGTCGTCTTCCTCGATAGGTTCAACGAAGCGCTTCATTACTACTCGAGCCTTTTCGACTCGCTCGAAGATAGCTACAGCTTACCGAGTCAAGACCGAGCTATGTCAGAGGTGTATTTAGGGGGACAGATACTAAACGTCGTCGCGGCGGAAGGAACCGATCGGGTCGAGCGACACGAGACGTTGCCACAGTGGAGGAACCGGATGAAGACCGGTGGATTTGACCCGGTTCATCTCGGATCTAGCGGGTTTAAACAAGCGAGCATACTTTTATCGGTTTTTGCTGCGGGAGATGGATACAGAGTtgaagaaaaagatggttgCCTTATGCTTGGGTGGCAGACGAGACCACTCATCACAACCTCGGCTTGGAAACTCGCCGGAGCGGCTGAGTCGCGGCGGTAG
- the LOC104786829 gene encoding probable calcium-binding protein CML28 yields MADATEKAEHDRIFKKFDANGDGKISAAELGDALKNLGSVTHEDIKRMMAEIDTDGDGYISYDEFSDFASANRGLMKDVAKIF; encoded by the coding sequence aTGGCTGACGCAACGGAAAAAGCTGAGCATGACCGTATTTTCAAGAAATTTGATGCTAACGGGGATGGAAAAATCTCTGCGGCCGAGCTTGGAGATGCTCTTAAGAACCTTGGCTCGGTCACACACGAGGACATTAAGCGTATGATGGCCGAGATCGATACCGATGGTGATGGATACATCTCGTACGACGAATTTTCTGATTTCGCAAGTGCCAATCGTGGTCTTATGAAAGACGTCGCCAAGATTTTCTAA
- the LOC104786914 gene encoding U-box domain-containing protein 12-like, translating to MDLAGETNSHISTVASSSSSSVSSIDTSLDCDSPRGGDVDHELLHHHHHTAAAVSSSSVSVSSSSSASIQRVLSLIRSEDSDSRLFAAREIRRLTKTSHRCRRHFSQAVEPLVSMLRFNSPESHHEAALLALLNLAVKDEKNKVSIIEAGALEPIINFLQSNSPTLQEYASASLLTLSASANNKPIIGAYGVIPLLVNVIKHGSPQAKADAVMALSNLSTLSDNLSMILSTKPLSPILNLLKSSKKSSKTSEKCCSLIESLMVSGEEPRSGLISNEGGVLAVVEVLENGSLQAREHAVGVLLTLCQSDRSKYREPILKEGVIPGLLELTVQGTSKSRTKAQRLLCLLRDSESPRSEVQPDTIENIVSSLISHIDGDDQSGKAKKMLAEMVQVSMEKSLRHLQERASTLVRP from the exons ATGGACCTCGCCGGAGAAACAAACAGCCACATCTCCACCgtcgcttcttcttcctcttcctccgtATCATCAATCGACACGAGCCTCGATTGCGATTCGCCACGTGGCGGAGATGTAGACCACGAAttgctccaccaccaccaccacaccGCGGCGGCGGTTTCTTCGTCGTCGGTTTCggtttcttcgtcttcttccgcTTCAATCCAAAGAGTTCTCAGTTTAATCCGATCCGAGGATTCAGATTCGAGGCTGTTTGCAGCTAGAGAGATCCGTCGGCTAACAAAGACGTCTCACAGGTGCCGCCGACACTTTTCCCAAGCCGTGGAACCTCTCGTTTCGATGCTCCGATTTAATTCGCCTGAATCTCACCACGAGGCTGCTCTACTTGCTCTCCTTAACCTCGCCGTCAAAGACGAGAA GAATAAAGTCAGTATAATTGAAGCTGGTGCTTTAGAGCCAATCATCAACTTCTTACAATCAAATAGTCCAACACTTCAAGAGTATGCTTCTGCATCTTTGCTCACTCTCTCCGCGTCAGCAAACAACAAACCCATCATTGGAGCTTATGGTGTGATTCCTTTATTAGTCAATGTGATTAAACATGGAAGCCCACAAGCTAAAGCTGATGCGGTAATGGCCCTTTCCAACCTCTCTACACTCTCCGATAACCTAAGCATGATCCTATCCACTAAACCACTCTCACCGATACTGAATCTTCTCAAATCAAGTAAAAAGTCATCGAAAACATCTGAGAAATGTTGTTCTCTGATAGAATCCTTGATGGTTTCTGGCGAGGAGCCGAGATCAGGGTTAATTTCTAACGAAGGTGGAGTTTTAGCGGTCGTGGAAGTTCTTGAAAACGGGTCATTACAAGCACGGGAACACGCGGTTGGCGTGCTATTAACGCTGTGCCAAAGCGATAGGAGTAAATACAGAGAGCCAATTCTTAAAGAAGGTGTGATACCGGGACTGCTTGAGCTCACGGTTCAAGGGACATCGAAATCTCGGACTAAAGCTCAAAGACTTCTGTGTCTGCTTAGGGACTCGGAAAGCCCTAGATCAGAGGTTCAACCTGATACAATAGAAAACATAGTGTCAAGCTTAATCTCTCACATAGACGGAGATGATCAATCCGGTAAAGCGAAGAAGATGCTAGCGGAAATGGTGCAAGTTAGCATGGAAAAAAGCTTGAGACATCTACAAGAACGTGCTTCTACTCTTGTCCGTCCTTAA
- the LOC104787261 gene encoding cytochrome P450 89A9-like, protein MEIITIIFLISSLTFSIFLKRIFFSPTHKLPPGPPRYPVVGNITWLKKNSFSDFRGVLRDLASRHGPIITLHVGSKPSIWVTDRSLAHQALVQNGVVFSDRPLALPTTKVITSNQHDIHSSVYGSLWRTLRRNLTSEILQPARVKAYAPSRKWSLEILVDLFETEQREKGHVSDALDHLRHAMFYLLALMCFGEKLRREEIREIEEAQYTMLMSYTKFSVLNIFPSVTKFLLRGKWKEFLELRKSQEDVILRYVNARSKENTGDVLCYVDTLLKLELPTEEEGEGEKKKRKLSESEIVSLCSEFLNAATDPTATEMQWIMAIMVKYPEIQRKVYEEMKSVLAGEADNREEIKEEDLGKMSYLKAVILECLRRYPPGHYLSYHKVTHDTVLGGFLVPCQGTINFMVGEMGRDPKIWEDPLTFKPERFLENGEACDFDMTGTREIKMMPFGAGRRMCPGYALSLLHLEYYVANLVWKFEWKCVEGEEVDMSEKQQFITMVMKNPFKANIYPRRKK, encoded by the exons ATGGAGATCATCACTATCATATTCCTCATCTCCTCTCTCaccttctccatcttcctcaAACGCATCTTCTTCTCACCAACCCACAAACTCCCACCGGGACCGCCTCGTTATCCGGTCGTCGGGAACATCACCTGGCTTAAGAAAAACAGCTTCTCCGATTTCCGAGGCGTTCTCCGTGACTTAGCCTCACGTCACGGTCCAATCATAACACTCCACGTAGGTTCCAAACCTTCCATATGGGTCACCGACAGATCACTCGCTCACCAAGCCCTTGtccaaaacggcgtcgttttctCCGACCGTCCTCTGGCTCTCCCCACCACCAAAGTCATCACCAGCAACCAACACGACATCCACTCCTCCGTCTACGGCTCTCTCTGGAGAACCCTCCGCCGGAACCTCACCTCAGAAATCCTCCAGCCTGCGCGCGTGAAAGCGTACGCGCCGTCGAGGAAGTGGTCTCTCGAGATTCTCGTTGATCTGTTCGAAACAGAGCAGAGAGAGAAAGGGCATGTCTCCGATGCTTTAGACCATCTTCGTCACGccatgttttatttgttggcTCTGATGTGTTTTGGcgagaagctgagaagagaagagatcagAGAGATCGAAGAAGCTCAGTACACGATGCTTATGAGCTACACCAAGTTCAGCGTCCTCAACATCTTCCCAAGCGTAACCAAGTTCTTGCTCCGGGGAAAGTGGAAAGAGTTCTTAGAACTAAGGAAGTCTCAGGAGGACGTCATACTCCGATACGTGAACGCGAGGAGCAAAGAAAACACCGGAGATGTTCTCTGCTACGTCGATACGCTACTGAAACTAGAGCTTCCGAcggaggaggaaggagaaggagagaagaagaagaggaagctgaGTGAATCAGAGATCGTGAGTCTATGCTCAGAGTTTCTAAACGCAGCTACGGATCCGACGGCAACGGAGATGCAGTGGATTATGGCGATCATGGTGAAGTATCCAGAGATACAGAGGAAGGTATACGAGGAAATGAAGAGTGTCTTGGCCGGAGAAGCAGATAATCGAGAAGAGATCAAAGAAGAGGATTTAGGGAAGATGAGTTATCTCAAAGCTGTGATCTTGGAGTGCTTAAGAAGATACCCTCCTGGTCACTACTTGTCTTACCATAAGGTCACACACGACACCGTTTTGGGTGGATTCCTCGTACCATGCCAAG GTACAATAAACTTCATGGTAGGAGAAATGGGTCGGGACCCGAAGATATGGGAGGACCCTCTGACGTTCAAGCCCGAAAGATTTCTAGAGAACGGGGAAGCATGTGATTTCGATATGACCGGAACTCGCGAGATCAAGATGATGCCGTTTGGAGCGGGACGAAGGATGTGTCCCGGTTACGCCCTTTCGTTGCTTCACCTAGAATACTATGTGGCCAATTTGGTTTGGAAATTCGAGTGGAAATGTGTGGAAGGTGAAGAAGTTGATATGTCCGAGAAGCAACAGTTCATCACAATGGTCATGAAAAACCCTTTCAAGGCTAATATCTATCCAAGGAGGAAAAAGTGA
- the LOC104787178 gene encoding putative uncharacterized protein DDB_G0271606: protein MEESKQQQLQEQQRQLLVQMQQQQQLQQRQQQLFLMQHLQKQQQQQQQATMSRFPMNIDPHLRPTGLIQNRPVNPLLQNANPTPNLIQGNNFHLQQQQMMMMQHQQQLMMMQQQQQKLMRPSNQSEMQFAYQDAWRVCHPDFKRPFASLEDACERLLPYHVVADYEAEEEEAKILESDPTSKTLPLCQLWDNNIAAKFAEFKATFEEQTQSFNRITQKRNDGEARAEERLMIEHLLLQDERKACIELKSELDREMKEQEARLRMAAMAQARAAESQQSHAEMMARNPLRANAIGNHGEQGRNMNPNEMMMLMNGWGNNNNNNNSSQKEEKEPLEEDFLNDEENENGEQENWRRSGDFDLNLR from the exons ATGGAGGAATCGAAGCAGCAGCagctacaagaacaacaacGACAGCTCCTTGTTCAaatgcagcaacaacaacaactgcaACAGCGTCAACAACAGCTCTTTCTGATGCAGCATTTGCagaaacagcagcagcagcagcaacaggcGACGATGTCGAGGTTTCCGATGAACATCGACCCTCATCTCCGTCCTACCGGGTTAATCCAGAACCGACCCGTTAACCCGCTTCTTCAGAACGCTAACCCTACCCCTAATTTGATTCAAGGCAATAACTTTCATCTCCAACAGcagcagatgatgatgatgcagcaCCAGCAGCAGCTGATGATGAtgcagcaacagcagcagaaaTTGATGCGTCCTTCGAATCAATCGGAGATGCAATTCGCTTACCAGGACGCTTGGCGTGTCTGCCATCCCGATTTCAAGCGACCTTTCGCTTCTCTCGAAGACGCTTGTGAAAG ACTGTTACCTTATCACGTCGTGGCAGATTACgaagcagaggaagaggaggctaAGATCCTTGAATCAGACCCAACAAGCAAGACGCTACCTCTCTGTCAGCTATGGGATAACAACATTGCAGCCAAATTTGCAGAATTCAAGGCTACGTTTGAAGAACAAACCCAATCTTTCAACAGAATAACTCAGAAGAGAAACGATGGAGAAGCCAGAGCTGAGGAAAGGCTGATGATTGAACATCTTCTGCTGCAGGACGAGAGAAAAGCATGTATTGAGCTGAAATCGGAACTGGATAGGGAGATGAAGGAACAGGAGGCGAGGTTAAGAATGGCGGCTATGGCACAAGCGAGGGCAGCAGAGTCGCAACAATCTCATGCTGAGATGATGGCTCGTAACCCGTTGAGAGCTAATGCGATTGGGAACCATGGGGAACAAGGGCGTAACATGAACCCTAATgagatgatgatgctgatgaaCGGATGGGGgaataacaataacaataataatagcagccagaaagaggagaaggaacCGTTGGAAGAAGATTTCTtgaatgatgaagaaaatgaaaatggtgAACAAGAGAACTGGCGAAGAAGTGGGGACTTTGATTTGAATCTTCGGTAA
- the LOC104787341 gene encoding peroxisome biogenesis protein 19-1-like, whose amino-acid sequence MANSHTDDLDELLDSALDDFKDLNLSQRNQRESQEEEKKKKKKKKKKKEETNSLPSGVQGLGIGLPDMRSKKKGKQKASKEDHVAEALDKLREQTRETVKGLESISSSKQQPASDDDGMVEDFLKQFEDLAGSKDLESIVETMMQQLLSKDILHEPMKEIGARYPKWLKENEASLSEEDYKRYSQQYKLIEELNVVYENEPNNSAKIMEIMQKMQECGQPPSDIVKEIDPGFDFASLGQISPEMLESSPNCCIM is encoded by the exons ATGGCGAACAGTCACACCGATGACTTAGACGAGCTTCTCGATA GCGCATTGGATGATTTCAAAGATCTCAATCTTTCTCAAAG AAATCAAAGGGAATcccaagaggaagagaagaagaagaagaagaagaagaagaagaagaaggaagagacgAATTCATTACCGAGTGGAGTTCAAGGTCTTGGAATTGGATTACCAGATATGAGAAGCAAGAAGAAAGGAAAGCAGAAAGCTTCAAAAGAGGATCATGTTGCAGAAGCTCTTGATAAGCTTAGGGAACAAACTAGGGAAACTGTCAAAGGATTGGAatccatttcttcttctaagCAGCAGCcagcttctgatgatgatggtatGGTAGAGGATTTCCTCAAGCAATTCGAGGATCTTGCTGGATCTAAG GACTTGGAATCAATAGTTGAAACGATGATGCAACAGCTATTGTCGAAAGACATCCTCCACGAACCAATGAAAGAGATTGGTGCAAGATATCCGAAATGGCTAAAAGAGAATGAAGCCAGTCTAAGCGAAGAAGACTACAAGCGTTATTCACAACAGTACAAACTAATCGAAGAACTCAATGTGGTTTACGAGAATGAACCGAACAATTCAGCTAAGATAATGGAGATCATGCAGAAGATGCAAGAATGCGGACAACCCCCGAGTGATATAGTTAAAGAGATTGATCCCGGGTTTGATTTCGCAAGTCTAGGCCAAAT ATCTCCAGAGATGCTGGAGTCCTCGCCAAATTGCTGTATAATGTGA
- the LOC104787414 gene encoding uncharacterized protein LOC104787414, translating to MKLFDAHCHLQDKRVIDKASQLISAALAVGVTNFAVNGTSEKDWDLVKEMGETYPSVIPCFGIHPWFMADRSPHWFNTLKKLFETTPTAAVGEIGLDKGPLAAGIDYSDQLVVFRPQLELAKELNRPVAVHCIDAFDDLLEIMRAVGPFPAGVILHSFNGSADVVPKLAELGAYFSFSGWFTYIDEKIAKETLKSIPSDRFLLETDSPDGLPKSDESTSDPKPTLNEPANILAVLDYVANLSNMKKEELAELSYVNTVRLFSYPGSKLLTQQ from the exons ATGAAGTTGTTTGATGCTCATTGTCACCTTCAAGACAAGAGGGTCATCGACAAAGCCTCCCAGCTCATATCTGCGGCTTTAGCTGTTGGTGTTACCAATTTCGCAGTCAATGGAACCTCCGAG AAAGATTGGGACTTGGTGAAAGAGATGGGAGAGACGTATCCTTCTGTTATTCCTTGCTTTGGAATTCATCCTTG GTTTATGGCTGATAGAAGCCCTCATTGGTTTAACACATTGAAGAAGTTGTTTGAGACCACTCCTACTGCTGCTGTTGGAGAA ATTGGGTTGGACAAAGGTCCCTTAGCAGCAGGAATTGATTACTCAGACCAGCTAGTCGTGTTTCGCCCGCAGCTTGAACTTGCAAAAGAGCTGAACAGACCTGTAGCAGTTCATTGCATCGATGCATTCGACGATCTCCTAGAGATAATGAG AGCCGTAGGGCCTTTTCCAGCTGGTGTGATTCTTCATTCATTCAATGGTTCAGCTGATGTTGTGCCTAAACTCGCTGAGCTTGGTGCATACTTCTCATTTTCTGGCTGGTTCACTTACATTGATGAGAAAATTGCAAAGGAGACTCTGaaatcg ATTCCTTCGGATAGGTTCTTATTGGAGACGGATTCACCTGACGGGTTACCAAAATCAGATGAGAGTACTTCGGATCCAAAACCAACTCTCAATGAGCCTGCAAATATTCTTGCT GTACTAGATTATGTTGCGAACCTGTCAAACATGAAGAAGGAAGAACTGGCGGAGCTAAGTTATGTAAACACTGTGAGATTGTTCTCTTATCCAGGTTCTAAACTGCTTACACAGCAGTAA
- the LOC104786990 gene encoding DELLA protein RGL2 isoform X2: MKRGHGETWDPPRPSRCSGEGPAMVDKKMAAADDNNNNNMDDELLAVLGYKVRSSEMAEVAQKLEQLEMVLSNDDVGSSTLLNDTVHYNPSDLSNWVESMLSELNNPASSDLDPTTGGCVDRSEYDLRAIPGLSAFPKQEEEVFDEEEASSKRIRLGSYCESTGESTRPVVLVDSQETWVRLVHALVACAEAIQQDNLTLADALVKRVGTLAASQAGAMGKVATYFAQALARRIYRGYTADTDVSFEEVLQMHFYESCPYLKFAHFTANQAILEAVATSRRVHVIDLGLNQGMQWPALMQALALRPGGPPLFRLTGVGPPQKENSDSLQQLGWRLAQFAQNLGVEFEFKGLAAESLSDLEPEMFETRPESETLVVNSVFELHRLLARSGSIEKLLGTVKAVKPSIVTVVEQEANHNGVVFLDRFNEALHYYSSLFDSLEDSYSLPSQDRAMSEVYLGGQILNVVAAEGTDRVERHETLPQWRNRMKTGGFDPVHLGSSGFKQASILLSVFAAGDGYRVEEKDGCLMLGWQTRPLITTSAWKLAGAAESRR, encoded by the exons atgaagagaggaCATGGCGAAACGTGGGACCCACCACGACCTTCTCGTTGTTCCGGTGAAGGTCCTGCAATGGTGGATAAGAAGATGGCTGCTGCtgatgacaacaacaacaacaacatggacGATGAgcttcttgctgttcttggctACAAGGTTCGATCTTCTGAGATGGCTGAAGTTGCACAGAAGCTTGAGCAGCTCGAGATGGTGCTTTCTAATGACGATGTAGGCAGCTCTACTCTCTTGAACGACACTGTTCATTACAACCCATCTGATCTCTCTAACTGGGTCGAGAGCATGCTCTCCGAACTTAACAACCCGGCTTCTTCGGATCTTGACCCGACGACCGGAGGTTGTGTGGATAGATCCGAATACGATCTCAGAGCAATTCCGGGTCTCTCTGCGTTTCCAAAGCAGGAAGAAGAAGTctttgacgaagaagaagctagcAGCAAGAGGATCCGACTCGGATCCTACTGCGAGTCGACGGGTGAGTCAACTCGTCCCGTGGTGCTCGTTGACTCTCAAGAGACCTGGGTTAGACTCGTCCACGCGCTAGTGGCGTGCGCTGAGGCGATTCAGCAGGATAATCTAACCTTAGCCGACGCGCTAGTGAAACGCGTGGGAACACTCGCTGCTTCTCAAGCCGGAGCTATGGGAAAAGTCGCTACTTATTTCGCCCAAGCCTTGGCTCGCCGTATCTACCGTGGCTACACCGCGGACACGGACGTCTCATTCGAAGAG GTTCTTCAGATGCACTTCTACGAGTCTTGCCCGTACCTAAAATTCGCTCACTTCACGGCGAACCAAGCCATACTCGAAGCTGTCGCGACGTCGCGTAGAGTACACGTCATCGATTTAGGGCTTAACCAAGGGATGCAATGGCCTGCTTTGATGCAAGCTTTAGCTCTCCGACCCGGCGGACCTCCGTTGTTTCGTCTCACCGGAGTCGGACCACCGCAGAAGGAGAATTCGGATTCGCTTCAACAGTTAGGTTGGAGATTAGCTCAGTTCGCTCAGAACCTCGGCGTCGAGTTCGAATTCAAAGGCTTAGCCGCTGAGAGTTTATCGGATCTTGAACCCGAGATGTTCGAAACCCGACCCGAATCTGAAACCTTAGTGGTTAATTCGGTTTTTGAGCTCCACAGGTTATTAGCCCGATCCGGTTCAATCGAAAAGCTTCTCGGTACGGTTAAGGCTGTTAAACCGAGTATCGTAACGGTGGTTGAGCAAGAAGCGAACCACAACGGAGTCGTCTTCCTCGATAGGTTCAACGAAGCGCTTCATTACTACTCGAGCCTTTTCGACTCGCTCGAAGATAGCTACAGCTTACCGAGTCAAGACCGAGCTATGTCAGAGGTGTATTTAGGGGGACAGATACTAAACGTCGTCGCGGCGGAAGGAACCGATCGGGTCGAGCGACACGAGACGTTGCCACAGTGGAGGAACCGGATGAAGACCGGTGGATTTGACCCGGTTCATCTCGGATCTAGCGGGTTTAAACAAGCGAGCATACTTTTATCGGTTTTTGCTGCGGGAGATGGATACAGAGTtgaagaaaaagatggttgCCTTATGCTTGGGTGGCAGACGAGACCACTCATCACAACCTCGGCTTGGAAACTCGCCGGAGCGGCTGAGTCGCGGCGGTAG
- the LOC104703197 gene encoding (Z)-3-hexen-1-ol acetyltransferase-like: MDHQVSLPTSTTTGFIFALRCNHTMIDGAGLSLLLKSLCELACGLHAPSVPPVWDRHLLTVSASEARVTNTHREYEDHVESNALAAGEPLVSRSFFFRAEEISAIRRLLPHDLRNTSFEALSSFLWRCRTIALNPDPNTQMRLTCIINSRSKLRNPPLPLGYYGNVFVIPPAIATARDLMEKPLEFALRLIQETKSSVTEDYVRSVTALMATRGRSMFVLAGNYLISDLRHFDLGEVDFGPWGKPVYGGTAKAGITGFSGVSFYVPFENQKGETGTVVAISLPLRAMERFVAELHGVVNVFKR, from the exons ATGGACCATCAAGTGTCTTTGCCGACATCTACCACAACCG GATTTATATTTGCCCTCCGTTGCAACCACACCATGATCGATGGAGCCGGCCTGTCGCTCCTTCTAAAGTCACTATGCGAGTTGGCGTGTGGGCTTCATGCCCCCTCGGTTCCACCCGTATGGGATCGACATTTGTTGACAGTGAGTGCTTCCGAGGCGCGTGTGACCAACACGCACCGTGAGTACGAAGATCATGTGGAAAGCAACGCGTTAGCGGCAGGAGAACCTTTGGTTAGCCGGTCTTTCTTCTTTAGGGCGGAAGAGATCTCCGCCATACGGAGACTCCTTCCGCATGATCTCCGAAACACCTCATTTGAAGCGTTGTCGTCGTTTTTATGGCGTTGTCGGACAATCGCGTTGAATCCTGATCCCAACACTCAGATGCGACTTACTTGCATCATCAACTCTCGTTCCAAGCTTCGTAACCCACCGCTACCGCTGGGTTACTATGGAAACGTATTCGTCATTCCCCCGGCAATAGCGACAGCAAGAGACCTTATGGAGAAACCGCTTGAGTTTGCTTTGAGGTTGATACAAGAAACGAAGTCCAGCGTAACGGAGGACTACGTCCGCTCGGTAACAGCCCTAATGGCGACAAGAGGCCGGTCTATGTTTGTGTTGGCGGGGAACTACCTAATATCTGATTTACGACATTTTGATTTAGGAGAAGTTGATTTCGGGCCGTGGGGTAAGCCCGTGTATGGTGGAACCGCTAAGGCCGGTATCACAGGTTTTTCGGGAGTGAGTTTCTACGTGCCGTTTGAAAATCAAAAAGGTGAGACAGGTACCGTTGTGGCGATTAGCTTGCCGCTACGGGCGATGGAGAGGTTCGTAGCAGAGCTACATGGCGTGGTTAATGTGTTTAAGAGGTGA
- the LOC104786736 gene encoding mitochondrial inner membrane protease ATP23-like gives MEDAAAPNSGSEFNPGARRGKSIDECQDMIQRSFRNPIVKFLMEQMEKSGCRVGDNFVKAVVCTGPVAGGYTKGRGITVCSNYLTIQDEVNQVVIHELIHAYDECRAKNLDWTNCAHHACSEIRAGHLSGDCHFKRELLRGFIKLRGHEQECIKRRVLKSLRGNPYCSEVAAKDAMEAVWDTCYNDTKPFDRAP, from the exons ATGGAAGATGCAGCAGCTCCGAATTCAGGATCCGAATTTAACCCAGGAGCAAGACGCGGAAAATCTATCGATGAATGCCAAGACATGATTCAGAGAAGCTTCCGAa aCCCAATTGTGAAGTTTCTGATGGAGCAAATGGAGAAATCTGGGTGTAGAGTTGGTGATAATTTCGTTAAGGCTGTTGTTTGTACTGGACCTGTAGCTGGAGGTTACACTAAAGGAAGAGGG aTCACTGTCTGCAGCAACTATCTGACCATTCAAGATGAAGTGAACCAAGTAGTTATACATGAGTTGATCCATGCTTATGACGAGTGCCGAGCCAAGAACTTGGATTGGACTAATTGTGCTCATCATGCTTGCAGCGAG ATACGTGCAGGTCATCTAAGCGGTGATTGCCATTTCAAGAGAGAACTTTTGCGAGGTTTCATTAAATTAAGAGGGCATGAACAA GAATGTATTAAAAGAAGAGTGTTGAAATCCCTTCGTGGAAACCCGTATTGCTCGGAAGTAGCTGCTAAAGACGCAATGGAAGCAGTGTGGGATACTTGTTACAATGACACTAAGCCTTTTGACAGAGCTCCTTGA